Genomic window (Streptomyces cadmiisoli):
CGGAGCTGGCGAGCACCGGCCGGAGCATCACGAACCGGACGTGCGCGGACAGCTCCTCGACCCGCTCCCGCTCGCCGAGGAAGTAGACGGTCAGATCGACGTCCGGTCCGTGCGGCACGCGCCCGCCCGGCCCGGCGGCGCTCTCCGCGAAGCGCTCCCAGCATTTGACGTGGCCGCCCGACGTGCTGCCGCGCATCAGCTCGACCAGGACCGCGACCGAGGTCACGGCGACCGTGTTCCACTGCGGCCGCCGGGCCAATCGCGAGCCGGCCGGAAAAACATCCGCGGCGGGCGGAATAGGACCGCGGTCACCCCTGTTAGGGTGGTTGAACATTCAACAGCCCCGTCCCCAAGGAGCAGTCATGGGAATCTTCGGCAACCGGAAGTCCGCCACCACCGCCACGGCAGCCGTCAACCCGGAGCTCGCCGCGCTGACCGGCGACTACACCATCGACCCGACGCACTCGACGCTCGGTTTCGTGGCCCGCCACGCGATGGTCACCAACGTCAAGGGCAGCTTCGTCGACTTCAGCGGTTCGCTGCACCTGGACGGCTCCGACCCGTCGCGGTCCACCGCGTCCCTCGACGTCAAGATGGACAGCATCACCACGGGCAACGCCGACCGTGACGGCCACCTCAAGACCGCGGACTTCTTCAAGACCGACGAGTTCCCGACGATGACCTTCCGCTCCACCAAGGCCGAGGCTCTCGGCGGCGACGACTACCGCATCACCGGTGACCTCTCGATCCTCGGCGTCACCCGGCCGATCACCATCGACCTGGAGTTCAACGGCGTGGCCAAGGACCCGTACGGCAACGACCGCGCCGGCTTCGAGGGCAAGGCCGAGATCCTGCGCTCCGACTGGGGCCTGACCTGGAACGCCGCGCTGGAGACCGGTGGCGTCCTGGTCTCCGACAAGATCAAGCTCAACTTCGACATCTCGGCGATCCGGAACGCGTGACACCCCGCGTCCGCTCACCTCTCGCCGACTGAGCACGCCCGCCCTCCGGAATCCCCCGACCGGAGGGCGGGTGTTCGTCGCGCCACGCCCCGGCCCGGCGTCTCCCTCTGGCTGGATTGCGCCCCTTGTGTGTGAGCTCACAGCCTTCCCATAATCCAGCTACCGAAATTGACGTGTCCTTGCCAGCACGTAGGCGATCCCTGGCAGCTGAATTGGCATGCGCGCGTCATTCCACCCCCCACGGAAGGCGTCACGTTGAAGACTCTCCTCAAAGCCCTCAAGAGATGTGCGGTCGCCGGTGCCGCCACGCTCGCGGTCGTCAGCCTTCAGCCCGTGTCCTCCGCCCAGGCGGCCCCCGCGCCCGTGGTCGGCGGCACCCGTGCCGCGCAGGGCGAGTTCCCGTTCATGGTCCGGCTGTCGATGGGCTGTGGCGGCGCGCTCTACACCCAGCAGATCGTGCTGACCGCCGCGCACTGCGTCGGCGCCAGCGGCAACAACACCAGCATCACCGCCACCGCGGGTGTCGTGGACCTCCAGTCCACCAGCGGTCGCGTCCAGGTCCGCTCCACCAAGGTCCTCCGGGCGCCCGGCTACAACGGCGACGGCAAGGACTGGGCCCTGATCAAGCTCGCCCAGCCGATCAACCTGCCGACCCTGAAGATCGCCACCACCACGCAGTACAACACCGGCACCTTCACCGTCGCCGGATGGGGCGCCGCGTCCGAGGGCGGCGGCCAGCAGCGCTACCTGCTCAAGGCGAACGTGCCCTTCGTGAGCGACGCCACGTGCCGCTCCTACAGCGGCTACAGCGGCCTCATCGCCAACGAGGAGATCTGCGCCGGCTACACGGCCGGCGGCGTCGACACCTGCCAGGGCGACTCCGGTGGCCCCATGTTCCGCAGGGACGCCGCGGGCGCCTGGGTCCAGGTCGGCATCACCAGCTGGGGCATCGGCTGCGCCCGGCCCAACGCACCCGGTGTGTACACCGAGGTCTCGACCTTCGCCTCCGCGATCGCCTCGGCGGCGGCCACTCTCTGAACCCCGCCCGCAGCGCCACGGGCCCGGTGCCGTCCGGCACCGGGCCCGTCTCGTCCCCTCGGGCTGCCAGGCGGTCGGGCCGCCGCGCGGTCACGCCGTCGGGCGTCACGCGTTCAGACGGTCAGGCGGTCAGGCGGTCAGGCGGTCAGGCGGTCACACCGTCACGCCGTCACGCGGTCACGCGGTCACGCGGTCACGCCGTTCAGAATCCGCCGCCGAAGTCCCCGCCCCCGCCGAAGTCGCCGCCGCCGAAGCCACCGAAGCCGCCGCTGAAGTCGTCGGTATTGAAGTCCGCGCCTGAGACGTCACCGCCCTGGTATCCGCCGGCGCCGAAGTCGCCGTAGCCGGAGCCGTAGTCCGCGGCGTAGGTCGGGGTCGCCATCGCGCTGCCGAGCAGGGTGCCGATGAGCAGGCCTGGCAGGATGCCGCCGCCGAAGTAGCCGCCGGCCCACGGACCGTAGGCGGGACCGGCGTCCCAGTACGGACGGCGGCCGGACTCGGTCTCCACCTCGCGCACCGCCGGGTCCAGACCGTCGGACAGCCGCGCCCGGTCGGCCGCGCACACCGGCACCTCGCGGGTCGCCCCGCCGGGCGGCGTCCAGGTGGCGTCGGCCACCGAGGGGCCGTGGCGCGGGTCGAAGAAGCAGGGCGGACGGCGCTCGGGCAGCGGGCGGCCCGCACGGCGGGCCGCGAGCAGGGCGAGCGAGAACCGGCCGTCCTCCAGGGTCTGGGTGACCGCGCGGACGTCCTCGGGCCGCTGCGCGGAGGCCATGTACGACTTCGCCTTCTCGTAGGCGTCCAGCCCATGTGCGTAGTCGGCGCGCATCGCGTCGTCCGCGCCGGGCTCGGAGGGGTGGAAGTCCAGCCGGTCCAGTTCCTCGCCGAAGGCCGTGATGTCCTCGTCGACGACGACCCGCAGCTTCTCCAGTGCCGCCCGCTGCTCCGCCTCGTGGCGGCTGCGGTTGCGGCGCACCAGCGTGTACGCGCCCGCGCCGCCGGCCACCAGGACGGCGCCGGCGGTGATCAGCGCGGTCGTCGACACACCGTCGCCGGCGCTCTCGCCCCAGCTGCTCGGCGCGGAGCCGCCCACGTTGCGCAGCGCGCTGTCGACGAAGTCGTTGAGCTGCGCCTTCGCGTCGCCCGCGGACTGCACCGAGGTGACCAGGTTGGTCACCGCCGCCCGGCCGAGCACGCTGCTGTCGGCGCGCGCGTCGAACCGGTCGCCGAGGCGGACGCCGTACAGACCGGTGACGCCGGTCTCGGTGCGCAGGTTCTCGAAGAGGCTCTGCGTCGGGAAGTCGGCGGGGAGGACGGCCACGAAGACGGGTTTGTCCGCGTCGCGGATCTTGTCGGCGAGCGCCTCGGCGTCCGCCGTCGACAGCTGGCCGGAAGCGGCCGGGTCCACGTAGACGGGGCTCTCGCGCAGCGCCTCGGCGACCCGGGACAGATCGGTGGCCGCGTGCGCGCCCGGCACACCCGCCAACAGCAGCGCCGCCACGGCGGCAACCGGCACGATCAGCAGGCGTAGGAGCCTTTGAACCAGCGCGGCCTTCATATGTTCGAAGCTACCTGAACGGGGACAGAAACGGACATCGGTACCGGGACGGAATTCGTCCCGGTACCGATGTCGCACGGGCAGGGCCGGGCCGCCCGGTACGCGCCGGCACGGCTTCTCCTTTGCCGCCGCGCAACGCCGTCCTGTGCGGCGGCGTCCTATGCGGCGGGCTCCACGCCGGCCCGCAGCAGGCCGTAGGTGTACGCGTCCTCCAGGGCCTGCCACGACGCGGCGATGACGTTCTCCGCGACGCCCACCGTGGACCACTCGCCCGCCCCGTCGGAGGTGGCGATGAGCACCCGGGTGGTGGACTGGGTGCCGTGCTTGCCCTCCAGGATGCGCACCTTGTAGTCCACCAGCTCCAGCTTGGCCAGCTGGGGGTAGATCTTCTCCAGCGCGACGCGCAGGGCGCGGTCCAGGGCGTTGACCGGGCCGTTGCCCTCGGCGGTCGCGACGATGCGCTCGCTCTTGGCCCACAGCTTCACCGTGGCCTCGTTGGCGTGGCTGCCGTCGGGCCGGTCCTCGACGATCGCCCGCCAGGACTCCACCTCGAAGTACTTCAGCGGCCTGCCCTCGGCCTCGGCGCGCAGCAGCAGCTCGAAGGAGGCGTCGGCGGCCTCGTACGTGTAGCCCTTGAGTTCGAGCTCCTTGACCCGGTCCACGACCCGGCCGACCAGTTCCCGGTCGCCGCCGAGGTCGACGCCCAGCTCCTTGCCCTTGAGCTCGACGGAGGCGCGGCCCGCCATGTCGGAGACCAGCATGCGCATGGTGTTGCCGACCTGCTCGGGGTCGATGTGCTGGTAGAGGTCCGGGTCGACCTTGATGGCGGAGGCGTGCAGCCCCGCCTTGTGCGCGAAGGCGGACACCCCGACGTAGGGCTGGTGGGTGGACGGGGTGAGGTTGACGACCTCGGCGATGGCGTGCGAGATACGGGTCATGTCACGCAGCCGTCCGTCGGGCAGGACCTTCTTGCCGTACTTCAGCTCCAGGGCGGCGACCACGGGGAAGAGGTTGGCGTTGCCGACGCGCTCGCCGTAGCCGTTGGCCGTGCACTGGACGTGGGTGGCGCCGGCGTCCACGGCGGCGAGGGTGTTGGCGACGGCGCAGCCGGTGTCGTCCTGGGCGTGGATGCCGAGCCGGGCGCCGGTGTCCGCCAGCACGGTGGCGACGACCGCCTGCACCTGCGCCGGGAGCATGCCGCCGTTGGTGTCGCACAGGACCACGACGTCGGCACCGGCCTCCGAGGCGGCGCGGACGACGGCCTTGGCGTACTCGGGGTTCGCCCGGTAGCCGTCGAAGAAGTGCTCGCAGTCGACGAAGACGCGGCGGCCCTGTCCTTTCAGGAAGGAGACCGTGTCGCGGACCATCGCCAGGTTCTCGTCGAGCGTGGTCCGCAGGGCCAGTTCCACATGTCGGTCGTGCGCCTTGGCGACCAGCGTGATCACCGGGGCGCCCGAGTCCACCAGCGCCTTGACCTGCGGGTCCTCGGCGGCGCTGCCACCGGCGCGGCGGGTGGCACCGAAGGCGACGAGCTGGGCGTGCCGAAGGTCGATCTCCTGCCGGGCGCGGGCGAAGAACTCGGTGTCGCGCGGGTTGGCGCCCGGCCAGCCGCCCTCGATGAAGCCCACGCCGAAGTCGTCCAGATGCCGTGCGATGGCCAGCTTGTCCGCGACGGTGAGGTTGATGCCCTCCCGCTGGGCGCCGTCGCGCAGGGTGGTGTCGAAGACGTGGAACGAGTCGTCGAGTTCGCTGGTTTCCGTCATGGTCTGAAGGCTCCTGATGTATGGATCTCGGTCTGTACCGGAATGACCGGCTCCACCGTCCCCCAATGATCCCTCGCGCTGAGCCTTCGGCTGAAGGTGGGCCTGAAATGCGAAAAACCTCTCGCGGGTGCGAGAGGTCTGCGCGCGGGTCGAGGACGACGGTGGCCGCCCGTACCTGGTCGTACGTGGCGGTCACTGCGGACCGGCGCGCCTGCTGCCAATAATCGTGGCGAACGAGAGCACGAGGGCAGTTTGGCACAGACCGCCCCCGTGCTCACCGGCGTCTCAGTATGCGAGCCCCGGTTCACTCACCGCACACGGCGGACGAAGCCGTCGTAGAGACCGTTGGTGTCGTCGGGGACGAGCTGGGCGGAGGCGGAGGCGAGGCCGATCCGGCGGGCGTCCGCGCTCACCGAGGAGGCCGACACGGAGGTGTCCGTGACGGGCCCGCCGGTGACGGATGCACTGACCAGGGTGGTGCCGCCGGTGAGCAGATCGCGCAGGTAGACGTTGGCCGGGCCGGTCCG
Coding sequences:
- a CDS encoding serine protease, with product MKTLLKALKRCAVAGAATLAVVSLQPVSSAQAAPAPVVGGTRAAQGEFPFMVRLSMGCGGALYTQQIVLTAAHCVGASGNNTSITATAGVVDLQSTSGRVQVRSTKVLRAPGYNGDGKDWALIKLAQPINLPTLKIATTTQYNTGTFTVAGWGAASEGGGQQRYLLKANVPFVSDATCRSYSGYSGLIANEEICAGYTAGGVDTCQGDSGGPMFRRDAAGAWVQVGITSWGIGCARPNAPGVYTEVSTFASAIASAAATL
- the cimA gene encoding citramalate synthase encodes the protein MTETSELDDSFHVFDTTLRDGAQREGINLTVADKLAIARHLDDFGVGFIEGGWPGANPRDTEFFARARQEIDLRHAQLVAFGATRRAGGSAAEDPQVKALVDSGAPVITLVAKAHDRHVELALRTTLDENLAMVRDTVSFLKGQGRRVFVDCEHFFDGYRANPEYAKAVVRAASEAGADVVVLCDTNGGMLPAQVQAVVATVLADTGARLGIHAQDDTGCAVANTLAAVDAGATHVQCTANGYGERVGNANLFPVVAALELKYGKKVLPDGRLRDMTRISHAIAEVVNLTPSTHQPYVGVSAFAHKAGLHASAIKVDPDLYQHIDPEQVGNTMRMLVSDMAGRASVELKGKELGVDLGGDRELVGRVVDRVKELELKGYTYEAADASFELLLRAEAEGRPLKYFEVESWRAIVEDRPDGSHANEATVKLWAKSERIVATAEGNGPVNALDRALRVALEKIYPQLAKLELVDYKVRILEGKHGTQSTTRVLIATSDGAGEWSTVGVAENVIAASWQALEDAYTYGLLRAGVEPAA
- a CDS encoding YceI family protein, with the translated sequence MGIFGNRKSATTATAAVNPELAALTGDYTIDPTHSTLGFVARHAMVTNVKGSFVDFSGSLHLDGSDPSRSTASLDVKMDSITTGNADRDGHLKTADFFKTDEFPTMTFRSTKAEALGGDDYRITGDLSILGVTRPITIDLEFNGVAKDPYGNDRAGFEGKAEILRSDWGLTWNAALETGGVLVSDKIKLNFDISAIRNA